DNA from Actinoplanes sp. SE50/110:
TGGAACGGGGAACGTCAGCGGCCGGAAACGTCGTCGCGGCAGAATGGGCCGCATGGATCTTCGCCAAGGCAGCCAGGGCATCGGCCTGCGACGACTGGGCACCACCGCGGACGAGTTCCAACAGGATCTGCTGAGCAGCCTCTATTACCGCAGGGGCACCACGGTCGAGTCGGCCAGCCCACGGGACGCGTACGAGGCGCTCGCGCTCACCGTGCGGGATCGGCTCGCGGATCGACGGGCGCGGACGGCGGCGGCGCATTACGCCAGCAATCCGCGGTGGGTCTACTACCTCTCCGCGGAGTATCTGCTCGGGGCGCAGTTGGAGCAGAATCTGCTCTATTCCGCCACGGGTGCGATCGCCGCGCAGGCGGTCAAGGCGCTCGGGCGGACGCTGGAGGAGATCGAGGACCTGGATGTGGAGCCGGGCCTGGGCAACGGCGGCCTGGGGCGGCTGGCCGCGTGCCTGGTCGACTCGATGGCGACCCGCGACATTCCGGCGGTCGGCTACGGCATCCGGTACGACTTCGGGATCTTCCGGCAGTCGCTGGAGAACGGGGCGCAGGCGGAACGGCCGGACGACTGGGCGTTCCAGGGCAACCCGTGGGAATTCCCGGCGCCCGACGACCGGCAGACGGTGGGCTTCTACGGACACACCGAGCCGGTGGCCGGGTCACCGGTCCGGAAGCGGTGGCTGCCCGGCGAGGTGGTTCTCGGCGAGCCGAGCCACATGCTCGTCCCGGGCTACGGGACGCAGACGGTGAACATCGTGCGGCTGTGGCGGGCGCGAGGCAGTGAGGCCTCGTTCGACCTGTCGCGGTTCTCGGCCGGGCAGTATGCCGAGGCGGTGCAGGAAGCGGTCCGCGCGGAGAACATCAGCAAGGTCCTGTACCCCGACGACAGCACCGAGCTGGGCCGCGAGTTGCGCCTCAAGCAGCAGTATTTCCTCTGCTCCTGCTCGCTGCGGGACATCATCCGGCGGTTCCGGATGCGCAACACGGACTGGGACGACTTCGCCGAGAAGAACGTCATCCAGCTCAACGACACGCATCCGACGATCGCCATCCCGGAGCTGATGCGGCTGCTGGTCGACGAGTACGGGCTGGACTGGGACCGGGCCTGGTCGATCACCCGGCGGACGTTCGCCTACACCTGTCACACGCTGCTGCCGGAAGCCCTGGAGACCTGGCCGGTGCACCTGTTCGAGCGGCTCCTGCCCCGGCACCTGGAGATCATCTATCTGATCAACATGCTGTTCCTGCGCGAGGTCGAGCAGCGGTTCCCGGGCGACACCGACCGGGTCCGCCGAATGTCGATCATCGGCGAGGAGGGTGAGCGCCGGGTCCGGATGGCGCATCTCGCCGTGGTCGGCACCGAGGCGGTCAACGGGGTCGCCGAGCTGCACTCGAAACTGCTGCGCGAAACCGTGCTGAACGAC
Protein-coding regions in this window:
- a CDS encoding glycogen/starch/alpha-glucan phosphorylase, which gives rise to MDLRQGSQGIGLRRLGTTADEFQQDLLSSLYYRRGTTVESASPRDAYEALALTVRDRLADRRARTAAAHYASNPRWVYYLSAEYLLGAQLEQNLLYSATGAIAAQAVKALGRTLEEIEDLDVEPGLGNGGLGRLAACLVDSMATRDIPAVGYGIRYDFGIFRQSLENGAQAERPDDWAFQGNPWEFPAPDDRQTVGFYGHTEPVAGSPVRKRWLPGEVVLGEPSHMLVPGYGTQTVNIVRLWRARGSEASFDLSRFSAGQYAEAVQEAVRAENISKVLYPDDSTELGRELRLKQQYFLCSCSLRDIIRRFRMRNTDWDDFAEKNVIQLNDTHPTIAIPELMRLLVDEYGLDWDRAWSITRRTFAYTCHTLLPEALETWPVHLFERLLPRHLEIIYLINMLFLREVEQRFPGDTDRVRRMSIIGEEGERRVRMAHLAVVGTEAVNGVAELHSKLLRETVLNDFADLWPAKFQNVTNGVSPRRFVKLANPRLSDLITEGLGGDGWLHDLEQLAGLERLAGDASFAERWRAVKRANKVDLAAGDPDSLTDVMIKRFHEYKRQQLKLLHVITMYHRIRQHPTGDWVPRTVLFAGKAAPAYHAAKSIIRLINAVGATIAADPVVAPYLRIVFAENYNVTLAERIIPAADLSEQISLAGKEASGTGNMKLALNGAVTIGTLDGANIEIRARVGEENFFLFGLDAFQAAEVRLGGYDAKRFYEQDPELRAALDAISAGMFGGVGREVADSLLGWDEYLTLADYRSYLDAQEEVERAWRDPRRWTRLSILNTARSGFFSSDRTVADYAARIWRVAPVPVPH